In one window of Anser cygnoides isolate HZ-2024a breed goose chromosome 3, Taihu_goose_T2T_genome, whole genome shotgun sequence DNA:
- the LOC106049319 gene encoding E3 ubiquitin-protein ligase RNF19B-like isoform X2 — translation MERPVWVPQPLHVLGFCGQKPEVGGETSPDPEQESGDPEEMHVALPLGEDGELVECPLCLLPQPPEAFPTLASCAHRSCQACLEQYLRVAVSESRVQVACPHCPATLQPADVHRLLAEPALRDKYEEFLLRRLLVADPGTRWCPAPDCSYAVIAYGCAECPRLTCGREGCGTEFCYHCRQPWHPDGPCAPAPLTSSLASPSAQLVYPEESANAEAEDIKVCPRCSAFIMKINDGSCNRMNCTVCGCLFCWLCLQEISDVHFLSPSGCTFWGKRPWSRTRKILWQLGMVLGAPMVISLVAGIAVPVITIGLPIYMGRKVLGQSRRSSLSGCQQCFSVTSSVLLSLFVSPIITAVTVVNELWSVLPSPKGVEDGVPDTTTSFPSSRHSPHHRTVWKEQDSQSASTVALAGSMLSEGQDGSYREGINIEVEVAIETVPHPAREQSLCSALSGQSLSGDSLGGTSDRYSVTGIPAE, via the exons ATGGAGCGACCTGTGtgggtgccccagcccctccacgTCCTGGGCTTCTGTGGGCAGAAGCCAGAGGTCGGTGGGGAGACGTCACCAGACCCGGAGCAAGAATCGGGGGACCCTGAGGAGATGCACGTCGCGCTGCCCCTGGGCGAGGATGGGGAGCTGGTGGAGTgtcccctctgcctgctgccccagcctccTGAGGCCTTTCCCACCCTTGCCTCCTGTGCCCACCGCTCGTGCCAGGCGTGCCTGGAGCAGTACCTGCGCGTCGCTGTCAGTGAGAGCCGCGTGCAGGTGGCCTGCCCGCACTGCCCCGCCACACTGCAGCCTGCCGATGTCCACCGCCTCCTGGCCGAGCCTGCCCTGCGTGACAAGTACGAGGAGTTCCTCCTGCGGCGGCTGCTGGTGGCCGACCCTGGCACCCGCTGGTGTCCTGCGCCAGACTGCAG CTACGCTGTCATTGCCTATGGCTGCGCCGAGTGTCCTCGCCTCACCTGTGGGCGTGAGGGTTGTGGCACCGAGTTCTGCTACCACTGCCGTCAGCCCTGGCACCCCGATGGGCCCTGTGCACCAGCACCGCTGACCTCCAGCCTGGCCAGCCCCTCGGCACAGCTAGTTTACCCAGAGGAGTCGGCCAACG CTGAGGCTGAGGACATCAAAGTCTGTCCCCGCTGCAGTGCTTTCATCATGAAGATCAATGATGGGAGCTGCAACCGCATGAACTGCACGGTGTGTGGCTGCCTcttctgctggctctgcctgcaggagatCTCCGACGTGCACTTCCTGAG CCCCTCTGGATGCACCTTCTGGGGGAAAAGGCCCTGGTCGCGAACCCGGAAGatcctgtggcagctgggcatGGTGCTGGGGGCGCCTATGGTGATCTCCCTCGTCGCGGGCATTGCTGTGCCTGTCATTACCATCGGGCTCCCCATCTACATGGGTAGGAAG GTGCTGGGCCAGAGCCGGAGGAGCAGCTTGTCAGGGTGCCAGCAGTGCTTCTCTGTCACCAGCAGTGTCCTCCTCTCTCTGTTTGTGTCCCCCATCATAACAGCTGTCACAGTGG TGAATGAGCTGTGGtcagtgctgcccagccccaaGGGGGTCGAGGATGGCGTCCCAGATACAACCACCTCCTTTCCCAGCAGCCGACATAGCCCACACCACAGGACTGTATGGAAGGAGCAGGACAGCCAGTCAGCCAGCACCGTGGCCCTCGCAGGGAGCATGCTAAGTGAGGGCCAGGACGGGTCCTACAG GGAAGGCATCAACATCGAGGTAGAGGTGGCGATTGAAACAGTGCCACATCCTGCACGAGAGCAGAGCCTATGCAGTGCACTGTCAGGACAGAGTCTCTCTGGAGACTCCTTGGGAGGAACTAGCGACAGGTACAGTGTCACAGGCATCCCAGCGGAGTGA
- the LOC106049319 gene encoding E3 ubiquitin-protein ligase RNF19B-like isoform X1, translating to MERPVWVPQPLHVLGFCGQKPEVGGETSPDPEQESGDPEEMHVALPLGEDGELVECPLCLLPQPPEAFPTLASCAHRSCQACLEQYLRVAVSESRVQVACPHCPATLQPADVHRLLAEPALRDKYEEFLLRRLLVADPGTRWCPAPDCSYAVIAYGCAECPRLTCGREGCGTEFCYHCRQPWHPDGPCAPAPLTSSLASPSAQLVYPEESANAEAEDIKVCPRCSAFIMKINDGSCNRMNCTVCGCLFCWLCLQEISDVHFLSPSGCTFWGKRPWSRTRKILWQLGMVLGAPMVISLVAGIAVPVITIGLPIYMGRKVLGQSRRSSLSGCQQCFSVTSSVLLSLFVSPIITAVTVGIGVPLMLTYVYGVVVLSLCRSRSGCGGGRGQPGDLGVVELENLTKLNELWSVLPSPKGVEDGVPDTTTSFPSSRHSPHHRTVWKEQDSQSASTVALAGSMLSEGQDGSYREGINIEVEVAIETVPHPAREQSLCSALSGQSLSGDSLGGTSDRYSVTGIPAE from the exons ATGGAGCGACCTGTGtgggtgccccagcccctccacgTCCTGGGCTTCTGTGGGCAGAAGCCAGAGGTCGGTGGGGAGACGTCACCAGACCCGGAGCAAGAATCGGGGGACCCTGAGGAGATGCACGTCGCGCTGCCCCTGGGCGAGGATGGGGAGCTGGTGGAGTgtcccctctgcctgctgccccagcctccTGAGGCCTTTCCCACCCTTGCCTCCTGTGCCCACCGCTCGTGCCAGGCGTGCCTGGAGCAGTACCTGCGCGTCGCTGTCAGTGAGAGCCGCGTGCAGGTGGCCTGCCCGCACTGCCCCGCCACACTGCAGCCTGCCGATGTCCACCGCCTCCTGGCCGAGCCTGCCCTGCGTGACAAGTACGAGGAGTTCCTCCTGCGGCGGCTGCTGGTGGCCGACCCTGGCACCCGCTGGTGTCCTGCGCCAGACTGCAG CTACGCTGTCATTGCCTATGGCTGCGCCGAGTGTCCTCGCCTCACCTGTGGGCGTGAGGGTTGTGGCACCGAGTTCTGCTACCACTGCCGTCAGCCCTGGCACCCCGATGGGCCCTGTGCACCAGCACCGCTGACCTCCAGCCTGGCCAGCCCCTCGGCACAGCTAGTTTACCCAGAGGAGTCGGCCAACG CTGAGGCTGAGGACATCAAAGTCTGTCCCCGCTGCAGTGCTTTCATCATGAAGATCAATGATGGGAGCTGCAACCGCATGAACTGCACGGTGTGTGGCTGCCTcttctgctggctctgcctgcaggagatCTCCGACGTGCACTTCCTGAG CCCCTCTGGATGCACCTTCTGGGGGAAAAGGCCCTGGTCGCGAACCCGGAAGatcctgtggcagctgggcatGGTGCTGGGGGCGCCTATGGTGATCTCCCTCGTCGCGGGCATTGCTGTGCCTGTCATTACCATCGGGCTCCCCATCTACATGGGTAGGAAG GTGCTGGGCCAGAGCCGGAGGAGCAGCTTGTCAGGGTGCCAGCAGTGCTTCTCTGTCACCAGCAGTGTCCTCCTCTCTCTGTTTGTGTCCCCCATCATAACAGCTGTCACAGTGG GCATTGGCGTGCCCCTGATGCTCACCTATGTCTACGGGGTGGTGGTGCTGTCACTGTGTCGGAGCCGCAGCGGGTGTGGGGGTGGCCGTGGCCAGCCTGGGGACCTTGGTGTGGTGGAACTGGAGAACCTGACCAAGT TGAATGAGCTGTGGtcagtgctgcccagccccaaGGGGGTCGAGGATGGCGTCCCAGATACAACCACCTCCTTTCCCAGCAGCCGACATAGCCCACACCACAGGACTGTATGGAAGGAGCAGGACAGCCAGTCAGCCAGCACCGTGGCCCTCGCAGGGAGCATGCTAAGTGAGGGCCAGGACGGGTCCTACAG GGAAGGCATCAACATCGAGGTAGAGGTGGCGATTGAAACAGTGCCACATCCTGCACGAGAGCAGAGCCTATGCAGTGCACTGTCAGGACAGAGTCTCTCTGGAGACTCCTTGGGAGGAACTAGCGACAGGTACAGTGTCACAGGCATCCCAGCGGAGTGA
- the LOC106049319 gene encoding E3 ubiquitin-protein ligase RNF19B-like isoform X3, translated as MERPVWVPQPLHVLGFCGQKPEVGGETSPDPEQESGDPEEMHVALPLGEDGELVECPLCLLPQPPEAFPTLASCAHRSCQACLEQYLRVAVSESRVQVACPHCPATLQPADVHRLLAEPALRDKYEEFLLRRLLVADPGTRWCPAPDCSYAVIAYGCAECPRLTCGREGCGTEFCYHCRQPWHPDGPCAPAPLTSSLASPSAQLVYPEESANAEAEDIKVCPRCSAFIMKINDGSCNRMNCTVCGCLFCWLCLQEISDVHFLSPSGCTFWGKRPWSRTRKILWQLGMVLGAPMVISLVAGIAVPVITIGLPIYMGRKVLGQSRRSSLSGCQQCFSVTSSVLLSLFVSPIITAVTVGIGVPLMLTYVYGVVVLSLCRSRSGCGGGRGQPGDLGVVELENLTKCESCTVSCPLACALHGG; from the exons ATGGAGCGACCTGTGtgggtgccccagcccctccacgTCCTGGGCTTCTGTGGGCAGAAGCCAGAGGTCGGTGGGGAGACGTCACCAGACCCGGAGCAAGAATCGGGGGACCCTGAGGAGATGCACGTCGCGCTGCCCCTGGGCGAGGATGGGGAGCTGGTGGAGTgtcccctctgcctgctgccccagcctccTGAGGCCTTTCCCACCCTTGCCTCCTGTGCCCACCGCTCGTGCCAGGCGTGCCTGGAGCAGTACCTGCGCGTCGCTGTCAGTGAGAGCCGCGTGCAGGTGGCCTGCCCGCACTGCCCCGCCACACTGCAGCCTGCCGATGTCCACCGCCTCCTGGCCGAGCCTGCCCTGCGTGACAAGTACGAGGAGTTCCTCCTGCGGCGGCTGCTGGTGGCCGACCCTGGCACCCGCTGGTGTCCTGCGCCAGACTGCAG CTACGCTGTCATTGCCTATGGCTGCGCCGAGTGTCCTCGCCTCACCTGTGGGCGTGAGGGTTGTGGCACCGAGTTCTGCTACCACTGCCGTCAGCCCTGGCACCCCGATGGGCCCTGTGCACCAGCACCGCTGACCTCCAGCCTGGCCAGCCCCTCGGCACAGCTAGTTTACCCAGAGGAGTCGGCCAACG CTGAGGCTGAGGACATCAAAGTCTGTCCCCGCTGCAGTGCTTTCATCATGAAGATCAATGATGGGAGCTGCAACCGCATGAACTGCACGGTGTGTGGCTGCCTcttctgctggctctgcctgcaggagatCTCCGACGTGCACTTCCTGAG CCCCTCTGGATGCACCTTCTGGGGGAAAAGGCCCTGGTCGCGAACCCGGAAGatcctgtggcagctgggcatGGTGCTGGGGGCGCCTATGGTGATCTCCCTCGTCGCGGGCATTGCTGTGCCTGTCATTACCATCGGGCTCCCCATCTACATGGGTAGGAAG GTGCTGGGCCAGAGCCGGAGGAGCAGCTTGTCAGGGTGCCAGCAGTGCTTCTCTGTCACCAGCAGTGTCCTCCTCTCTCTGTTTGTGTCCCCCATCATAACAGCTGTCACAGTGG GCATTGGCGTGCCCCTGATGCTCACCTATGTCTACGGGGTGGTGGTGCTGTCACTGTGTCGGAGCCGCAGCGGGTGTGGGGGTGGCCGTGGCCAGCCTGGGGACCTTGGTGTGGTGGAACTGGAGAACCTGACCAAGTGTGAGTCGTGCACTGTCAGCTGTCCCCTGGCCTGTGCCCTCCATGGTGgg TGA